TGCAATATGTAAAAGTACCTTTTTCTCCATGTCAATTCAAAAATAGTCAAAACTCTGACCTGCCAGCAgaaaacagaataaaaatacattataattGTGAACATGCTCATATTGTTCCCAAAAGAAATTCCCAATATCATGTTTCTGTCAAGAGGGAATCCTTTCTTAATAATTCTGTTtcagttaaagaaaaaaatgcgtaAAAAATACCTTAAAGACAAGATACACTTGCTTAAAGGAGCTTGTGGAACTTTTACATAATTGTGTATATAGAAGAGTCTCGCTAAGAGTTAAACTAGACAATTAATTAtcgtgtttcagaaaatgaacaagtTATTCTGACCTTTAACccctacatcacatgtgtcaaagtggcggcccgggggccaaatctggcccgccgcatcattttgtgtggcctgggaaagtaaatcatgagtgccgactttccttTTACAGTGAACTCCAGGTagcttgtgtttttattttttattttatttttattttggggttCTTATGAACATGCAGGATGCAGGATTTACAGTATAAATCATAGCTAAATTAGACAAGGAGCATGTTTATGAAAACCAACCATTCATGTGAACATGGGAAAACATAATAAAGAATGCCATTTGTCCATGACTGTCACAGATAAAAGCAACTGTTTCATTGTGATCCTGCAAAAGGCAGTCTCTCAAAACaggtgaggggaaaaaacaccaaaattatGGTGTGCGCATGACCAATAATTGAGAATATTTGAGTTATTTTTAAGAAAGTGTGAAAAATCCATGTCCCTTTAAAAGGCAATGCACATCCAGCCTCCTACAAGGAATACATGCACATGCTTgggtagtatttttttctcaaaatggagCAATGAGAACGGTCCAGGAAATGATGGCCTTTTTCTAAGCTTTTCTTTGTATTTTGGTGTTGTTTActttactttttgttttcattcattcccaACTGACGCTGTATTTGGGTATACattacgtgtatgtgtgtgcacacAAATCAATGACCATGCCAGGAATGTGATCTAGCACACCCTCGAGGAAGGttgagggggtggggggctacAGCGCTAGATAGGGAGGACATCTAATTTCATTCCCTGTCATGAGTCATGAAGTTAAGCAAGACCAAGAAAATAGACTATTGCCTAAAAATAGAATCAGCAATGTGAACTCTGTTTATCTTCTAAGCCTTTCTAATCTCACCAACAATACTTTTCAGTCAAATAacagaatttatttatttcctccttgtaaataaataacatcTATGGGTGGACCATGCGGTCCATTAACTCAGAGGAAGTTGCTGTGTGTGAGAAGAGACCAAATATCCGAATCAAAGTGGGCCCAGATGAATTTTTAATGGGATGGCTACCTAATGGCACACTAAACAGTGAATACAGACACTGCCGCATGACCACTGCAACAGAAGCAGCTCGTTTTGGGAAAAATGCTCGGAGCAAATCTGAAAACTAAACCAAAGCTGCAGTTTGAGTCAAAAACAATGATAAAGACAGGGGaagaaacatttaaaactaatGTATGTGTGTAGTGCGGAGAGATATCTTAGTAATGCTggactattttagccaatcaaatacgCGTATCCCAGATTCTCCGTTTTACCTGGTGACCAGATTAACACGTGTGCTGATGTAAATTACATTACAAAATGGCCACACTCGTTAGtggtggcatttttttgtttgcaatcCTTACTTTCTCCGTTATAATATGTCTAAGAAATTTGACTTTTGTATTACTACATGCAATGAGCAATAGTTTCGTATGTGAAGATTATTTTCATTAGATGTTGTCTGTGTCTTTAAGGAAAATGTACTGATGCACTTTGCTTTATTGTCTTGTTTTTAATGTTACAAATGATCTAATGTGCACAGACTAATAAAAGTATGGTTGTTAAAGACCAGAGTATCCTAGCAGTAGCCAGTGGGGTAGACAGTAACATTATTTGTGGAGACTATGGCCACCCAATACGGCCACCATTATCTGAATGTTCCACAGTCCTTTTTCTATGTTTGGCTATATAGGGTTTGTGTAGAAAACTGTCCTTCCACCCTAAGTTGGGAAAGACTCCAGCTCCTTACTACCTTGAACACGAAATACCTAACTAATATCATGCCTGCCAATGACTGGGAATaacttcaattcaattttgatCATTCTTTGCTAACCTTgtctaaaaaattgaaaatcccAGTAGTGCAAACTAAAACATTCCAACAACcattgtcttaaaaaacaactaactaaaactaaaagatgtaaaaaatgcattattaacACTGAATTACTTCATGTGAAcagaggaaataaataaaaaagagttAGAGATTGCAATTAACAGATTTTGTGACGAGGATAGGACTAACACGCTGCAATccaaacacacaaatgcacacatctTCACACGTGCACATCTTTATGCACACACCCACTCTCATCCTCACTGCATTCTGACCGGGCTCCATGAGTCGCGTCGTCGTAGCGCATGATAACATCACCGACACACGTCATCCTACCATGCGGGACGCATCCACAGCATCCTCGTTTTCTGTGCACCGCGGCAGTATGGCAGAGGTGAGACATGCATTCTTTCCTTCTCCACCTGGTGCATTAATGTTAGGCTGGTTCTGCAGAGCTGATGTTTTGTTAATAATGACTGTATGTCCCTTTATTTCCCTAGTTTTGTGTAATTTGAGCGGTAGTTATAACTGTTGCTATTGCTTAAGTTAAAGTGCTAGAATGTAATTAAGAGTACTGATGAGGCGAGGAGTcgtcagcaccatggacagggGCGAGCTCACTGTTCTCCATTCTATTAAACATTAAAGGATCACATTAAATCACTGTTATAATGAATAATGCAGTTCCAACAACACAGAGTAGCTGTGCTGTTTATGCTATTCAGAGACATTGAATATTTTGCACAAGCTGAGAGAAACAATGTTTTTCCTAAGACAAGCCTCATTATTGTAACACAATGTATCAATTCAACAGTGTGCTTATTATTGCAGTTGAAGTAGCCCACACATACGGAGAGATATTTATTACATCTTGAAACAGGTAAAAGTACAGCTCCACAGTTCTACAACCCCAATAATAAACAtggcaaataaaaaataataattccttcACTGTCATAACGGCAAACAATTTGGACTGAGAGGGCTGACAGTTATCATTCAATGTGAGCCACCACCATGACTGAAAATTGACTTGATGTCTGCCCCTTcattggcaggcaatgagtttatAGATGCATATTGTGCAGATGTACCTAATGTATTGACCAGTGTGTGTACACACAGTCTGTGCTTCAAGCCAATAAAAAACTCAGCTCTTGTGTATGACCTTTATGATGTCCTTTTCAAGCTAAAGGCATAGCCACCTCAGTTATCATAATAATGATTTCACAGGGCATGCAGTTTGCTGGTGCATAATTTAACTTGACCTAGAATATGGTCTAATGTAGTGTATTAATTTACAGTCATGCTGCTGCCTTTGAGATATGCTAGCCAGTATGGATACTCAATCCAGTTCATAAATATTGTACATGTGCACTCCAAAACAACTGTGCCTCACTGTGCAAGCAGGTAGAATAGAAATGGCTTTAACCGATGAATTATCCATGGCTTATGGTAGTTGTTAGTGTCCATCAGTGCTGTCAAACACTTTACTTCCTGTCTCCACCACTTTTATCTCTCTAATTTTATCAAgatcataaataaaatattttcccttttacCTTGAACCAGGCAGTCCACGTTTAAAAGTCTTCAATCCACAACcataatttaattgaaaatatacAAAGTATAACAAGCACTGTTGacagtggtttaaaaaaaaatagtaagatCCAATGCAAGAGAAGTATCAACATTTTTCTTACAATCAAGCCTTGTAGTGAAGGTCAGATTGGCCAATCACAGAACAAAGATCTGATTGTTACTTTAATCGACtcattaatgtattcatttttggcaccacttatcctcacatgggccGCGGGGGTGCTGCCGGtgagggacaccctaaattggttgccaggcaatcaTAGGGAACAGGGAGAGGGACAAAtattcacgcacacactgatAAAAATGCTGACTTAatgtataagaaaaaaaaaaccctgcttGCAGttaatatttatacatttaatgCACTTGAATAAAGAGTTTAGTACGGATTTAGTTAATATGAACAAACTGTCTAAAAAATGAGTTTGCGGAATGAGCTCAAATATCACTTTGCTCCCCGTGATAATTGATGCCATTTTGTTGCCGCTGTGTCACGAAGTGTATCTATTTATAGAGCAACTTGTTCATTGCGGTGGGCAGCAAGCTGTGTTATGTACAGACAGCCAAGGGGGGTAATTTattcattgacttttttttaagatatttaAAACTCATGCAGATCTAGAAACCACATTactttttctgaagattttgaGGTGTTACCAGAACAAAATAGTGGCTTTTATTCAGAGTGTAATGTCACAAAAATCTCCATAGTTCTCATTCATGCAGTACACAAGAACTACAATAAGCTAATTCAACGTTTTTCTCATTTGGCTAAAGTGTAGTCATGGGTGTGATCCAGCGAGAACGAGTTGAACACAAATAGATGCAGAAACCTGCAAATGAAGAAAAGGTCTTAATCATAGTAAGGCAGTATATTCTAGTCCAGGGGTAGGAGGGTGCCAAGCCATgtgatattttagaatttagaaGTACTAGGTAAGTAAATGTAGAGCCAGTGCAAATTAGCTTGTATAGGAGTAATGTGATCAAACTCTCTAGTCCTAGTTAGAAGAATTTGCAGAAGCATTCTGTACTATTTACTGGCTTTTAAAACTACACATGCCAATAAAAGAGAGCAATACATTTCAAAACGCATGGCAGGACGTGAAGACTTTGTCACTATTGAATAAAGATGGGTTATTTGCAATGTTATGGAGATAGTAATATTCTCTAGAGTAGAGTAATTTAGATCAACATAGTGTGGCCTTATAGTGTCCCACTTTCTTCACTGTAGCATTTTCTCTCAAAGCAAATGGCTGTTTGGACATTAAAGTCTCAACATGCTTTCAATAGAAGAGAGTTGCTGTTAAGTGCAATTGGGCCAAGTGCTTGTAAAAGAGCTGAGAGGACTGACAACGTATTTCTGAGTCAAAGCTGACAAGCAACGCggtttaaattagtttttaatgGGTTTGTCTCATCCTATGAAGTTTCACAGCCTCCAAGAGATGAAGCACAGTGCTTCATTGGTAATGAAGGTATTCATACAGAGGGACTACAGTGAGGGTACCGTCTGCCGCTTCCAGACCAAGTTTCCACCTGAACTGGACAGCCGGGTGagcatgtatatatttttaaactataATTAAACAACAGGGATGTGTTCAATGAAACCATGTCTACAATACTTTCAAAAGCTTTGATGTATGCTCTTCACATAATTATGAATGGAATGCACCACACATTCAGTAACTTGCTTATTTCTCTGCTTGCACCTTGATGACCAGCAATCTCAATCATCCCAAAACTAAGTTGGGTCTGGAGGGGCAACAATTCTGAGTACCTTAGCATGTACTCTATTATTAAAGGAAACCTGATGTTACTGTTTTAAACAATGGCATTCATATTTATTGGGATATATTCACATACCTGCTCCTAAACTAGATTCATTGTTGTGCTTATTTAATTTCCCAATGAAAACAAAGGTAGCACTTTTGCagggaaaattgtcaaaattttgCTAAATATACTCTTTCCTTGTAAAAGCTCCAACATCAgcattgtgtgtgtttgatgACCACCATTATACTCTAACCCTGCCAAGTACAATAATTACCCTTCAACCTTCCCACTATAGGAAATGTCTGATTCACTTCACATTAAATGTGCTCGATCAGCTGCTCACAGGCTTCACATTTTCATTTGGTAATTTGTTTCTCATTGCATCATGACACGTGCACTTGTCTTCTTTCCAAGTAGATCGAGAAGATTTTGTTGGAGGAAACGGTCAAGACCCTAAACTCATTCTATGCCGAAGCTGAAAAGATTGGAGGCCAGTCATACCTGGAGGGATGTTTGGCTTGTGCCACAGCCTATGTCATCTTTCTATGCATGGAGACACGCTACGAAAAGGTTAGTGAGCACCACAGGAAATGATGATGGCGGAATACAGTATGTGGACTGTATACCATATAAAAattatcgttttttttaacataacatTATTTCAGTGCAGTCACTGGCCACCTGCTGAAGTTAAGCACACTTGTTGGCCTTCTTTTCACTGAATTGCGTGCTTGAATGCACTCCCGCACTTGGAGGTCACAGTTGTTTGCGCCCGCATGCGTCAAAGACACAGCAGCTACAATCTGATGGCGTGATAGCTTAATACACCTTGCTGTGAGGTGCGCACACACACCTGCGTGCAACTGAGCAAAGCACAGCACGCCACACAAGGTCCGTCCCGACAAAGGCCAGATGATAGGATAGTCGCATGTACAGCCTTTGATCACCTGCTGCTGTTATAGGCTCAAACTACAGCTGCTCAAAGCCCCAGCATGCCTCGGTGAGCCAATCTTGACTACCCACATCAATCACCTCCGTGGTTTTGTCACTTTTTATCAACATTTCCTTATCAACAGAAGGCACTGGGCGCAGCACAGAGTTGTTTATGGCTGTGTTTAAGCCATGCAGAAAGGCTCAGGTCAAGGCTCCTTTCATGCCTTTTGTCTGCTGGTTGAGGAGATGCTATCGGCTTCACTGGAGAGTGACTTTATTGACTCGTTGACAAAATGAAGCCGACTGAATGATGATGACAACAAGTGTAGCCACCCAAGTGGATCTTTGATAAGAGGCCTCACGCACTAGAGAAAGCGTGAGCAGAATCAGAGGTACGCCCGACTGCCCGGATGCTTGTGGTCCACAAACCTCAATGGACACTGATTGCTTTTAACATGTTGTGTTACGCCTTTTTGCCTTCATACACAAATAATATGTCCATGAATTATTTTgcctgttgcttttttttcatggacCCCATGACTATGTTGCGCCGTATTAATAGTAAACactatattttttaagtaacatttttaacattgatGAGTACAACATTGTTTTTCGACAGATGGGCAAGACCATTTGTAGTTgaggaaaataataaaagttacatgtaaaacattgtatttttatttaattggaaTATAAACTCACTATTTTCAAGTAGTTGActaattattactaaatcaaatcaattgtaaaatgtatttacaataaataaattaacccATTATCTGCAAACCTACATACTGAAAACTTACTAGGCTGCCCACCAATAACCAAAAAGGCAGAGGATTCTTTAATATTATTGTAAGAAATTGTAACATAAAGCACActaccaccaagtgggaatggATCTCATGCTGCTataccaaagtcaggtgaatgAACCACTACAGCAGACCCCTGCCCATTACGTGGATCGCGATCTATTGATAGATAgccaaggaactattggtagattgccaaggtactattggtagatcgccaaggtactGTTGGTAGATTGCATGACAATAACATTTGGATCCCTCCCCTCCTTCCTTTGCTAGGCTCTTATAAATTTGGCATGTCGGCAGTAAGCTTTAATTTGAATCGAGAGTGGATTTTCTCCCCCGTTCCCTGCCGCTCCCATACATATTGTTAGAGCCTAATGTGAGATATATcattacataattgctgagctttgtcagtggcctgtgaaAAAGTTTGAACAAACCTTCAGTAATAGCTTTCCAAAAATgtggtatgttagaagtgcaatcagtggattgcagtcaggtgcttctcgtgtCAGCACACCCCCGTTGGTTAAAGTGTATGTGAAACAAAAAGCTGCCGGACCGCTTTGCTCACCCCTGAATTCTAACCATAACAATTAAGTGGATCGCAGGTGGTTGGCTCATtcaaaagtagatcttggagcaaaaatgtGTGAGCGCCCCTGCATTACAGGGTactcggacttttggtcgccggacgtttggtcacccggaaggttattgataattaccatttaaaattgttgctcaaattccctaaatacaaactgtgaattattattttgtcatacttaatgacgtttggtcgctggacgttttgaagaccaaacgtccggcgaccaaacgtccggcgaccaaaagtccggcgaccaaaagtccggcgaccaaacgtccggtcacggcattACAGCATCGAGTGGCTTAATGGTATTTTTTGATAGGCTATAAAAATACCGTCATTTTAATATATTGAATGTGTACAGATTAT
Above is a window of Stigmatopora argus isolate UIUO_Sarg chromosome 11, RoL_Sarg_1.0, whole genome shotgun sequence DNA encoding:
- the LOC144084657 gene encoding golgin subfamily A member 7-like: MSRVVVAHDNITDTRHPTMRDASTASSFSVHRGSMAEFHSLQEMKHSASLVMKVFIQRDYSEGTVCRFQTKFPPELDSRIEKILLEETVKTLNSFYAEAEKIGGQSYLEGCLACATAYVIFLCMETRYEKVLRKITSYIQDQNEKIYAPRGLLITDPIERGMRVLEISLFEDRGSGSSSPSSSTLSTGGGTR